In Bacillus sp. S3, the sequence CAGAACATCAATTGCATTAAAAATAATATTAATAAAAACCTGTCTGATTTCATCTGCATATCCATTCAATGTAACATCTTCACTTATCTCCTTTATGATTTTTACTTTTCCATCCAAAATACTTGGATAAAGGAAGTTCAGTACTTCATCAATCAGTTTATTTAATCCAAATTGAACTTTTTCCTTCCCAATCAGTTCCTTTTTGGATAACAGTAAGAATTGTGAGATTCGAAAATTAAGCTGATCTAATTCACTTGAAATGATATCCAAATATCTCATGTTTGGAAAATCACCCTTAAGCAATTGAATAAATCCTTGAACAGAAGTCAGTGGATTTCTGAATTCATGAATAAAGCTTGAAGTCATCTGTCCGAGAAGTGTCAAACGATCCTGATGTGTGGAGTCAATAACCATTGTCTTTTCTTCAATAATTTTATTTTTTGCTTCCGAAAAATGGGATACGGCATAGTAAAGAAATTTATCAAAGCAAAAATTGATCATATTGATCGACTCCTGCATTTCGGACCATGATATTCCTGTTTTACTTAAATAGCTGTAAAGAATCGTTCTGCCCAAATTAACATTATAGACGAAGTCCCCAATGTTAATATCGGCCAAAACCCTTTCTTCAGATATTTCTATCGCAATTTTTTCAATTACAGCTAACAGTTCTTGTTTAGATTTTACATGCATGGTAAGGAGCACATCCAATAGTGCTTCCCCGTTTTCGCGTATTTTCATCTGGAAAGGATCTTCCTGGTTGACAACAATAGCTTTCTCCCATTCTTTTACTAACTCTTCTTTATTTTGATTAAAAAAAGCAAGTAAATCCGATTGTTCTCCCGTAAACATGTTGTTTCCCCCTATGGTATAAGAAAAGCGCAAGCGCCCGTAATTCTCGAAGTCGAAAATTTATCTTCCGTTTCATTTTAACAAAACTGGTTACCATGTAAATTCGCTGATGAAGGCAAAAATCCTTTTTTTAATAAAATAATAATAATTTTCCCAATATGATACTTGGCGAAAAAAATAATACCCTTGTAATTACCTTGAAATAGTAGTATATTCTATAGGAAATCAATAGAATACTTCCACAGGGGGAGCTGCTAAAAGGCGGCTGAGAGTGAACGTTAGAGTTCTGACCCTATGAACCTGTTAGTTAACGCTAGCGTAGGGATGTGGTTTGCCGATAATAAAGCAATGCAGACAATCCTTTTCGTCTTGCATTGCTTTTTTGCGTTTCTCTTGTGGAATAGGGGGAAAGAGAAATGAACAAAAAGAGGAGTAACACGCTATTTATAACAGAAATCGCTGTTTTTACAGCACTTGCTTATTTACTTGATTTATTATCAGGATTCCTTATGGCAAGATTTTGGCCGCAGGGTGGGTCTATTTCGATTGCAATGGTTCCGATTTTCCTTATGGCCTACCGCTGGGGAATAAAGGGCGGTTTGTTGACAGGTTTTTTACTGGGATTATTACAGTTTATACTTGGTTTTGCCCAAATTTATACCATTGTTCAAGGGATCATTGATTATTTTGTTGCTTTTACTGTAGTTGGTTTTGCAGGTGTTTTTGCAGGATATATTCAAAAATCTCTTACTGATGGTAAGAAAGGTAAGTGGATGGTATATTCTGTTATTGGAGCTTTATTGGGAAGCTTTCTCCGCTATTTATGTCATGTTGTTTCTGGAATTGTTTTCTTCGGTGAATATGCACCTAAAGGCCAGCCCGTTACAACTTATTCGCTCATATATAATGGGACATATATGCTTCCAAGCTTCATCATAAGTGCGATTATCATCATCCTAGTCATCGGTGCCATGCCAAAGAAAAGTTTCATACAGGGAAAATAAGATGGATGGAAAAAGAAAAGCGGACTGCTTTTCTTTTTTTTTCGAACTTTTGTCACAAAATTTTTATGCTATTATCGTAAAAAAAGTGTTAAAATGACAATATAGAAAGATAATCATTCTCAATTAACATAGATAGGGTGAGATACATGTTCGGTTCTTTAAAAACGGGAGATAAGGGGAAAATTATTGACATTTCTCATGTTGGCCTTCTCGTACAAAGGCGCTTGCTCGACTTAGGGATTACCGAAGGGTCAGAAGTATGCGTGAAATGCGTCATGCCGTTTGGCGGCCCAATTATGATTGAATCTTGCGGGCAATGTGTTGGCATCCGCCGTAAAGAAGCAGTTCAGATTGAAGTGGAGAGAATATAATGGAAATCGCTCTTATTGGAAACCCGAATACAGGAAAAACTTCATTGTTTAATAATCTAACAGGTTCCTATGAGTATGTGGGGAACTGGAGCGGTGTTACAGTTGAAAAGAAGGTTGGCGTATTCAAAAATAATATTGGCCAATTAATTGATTTGCCAGGAGTCTATACACTTAATCCCTTATCAAAGGATGAAGGCGTTGTTACCTCATACTTTTTAAATGAATCCGTTGATCGCTTACTCAATATTTTAGATGCTTCCCAATTAGAACGGAATTTACATTTGACACTGCAGTTGTTAGAGTTTGAGAAACCGGCCCTAATTGGTCTTAATATGATTGATGTCGCAAATAAGCGCGGAATTCAAATCGACGCATCGAAGCTTTCAAGTGTTCTCGGTGTTCCTGTTGTTCCTGTCGTAGCTAGGAGCGGAAAAGGCTGTGATAAGCTTGTTGATGTTATTTCCACCAAGTCCATCCAACCGGCTAAAAAGAACCTCGTTTACTATGGAAAAGAAGTCGAAGAGGCGATAACAGCATTGGCGGGAGAAATGACTAATAAAACCAGTCACTCTCTACGCTTTCTAGCGATTCAATACATTGAAGGAAATGAATTTGTTAAAGATTATGTAAATAGGATTACAGATCAGCAAAGAATCAAGACAATTATTGCCAACTTAGAATCCAAATTACAGAAACTACATGATACAAAATCATTAGCTAATTTTATTTATGGAAAAAGAAAAGAAGTCATTGCTAAAATCGTGGCAGATGTAGCAAGAAAAAGTGATTCGTCCATCCCGTTATCTGAAAAGGTAGATAAAATTGTCACAAATCGCTACCTGGGGATGCCGATTTTTTTGGTGCTTATGTATCTGATGTTTATGCTGACATTTGATTGGCTCGGCACCCCGCTATCTGATGCGTTAGATGGCTTATTAACAGGACCTGTAACAGCTGGATTTGAAAGTGTATTAACAGCCATCAATGCCTCAGCCTTTATCCATGCTTTAATTATTGAAGGATTGGTCGCAGGGGTTGGCGGTGTTCTAGTGTTTGTCCCGCAAATCTTTATTCTGTTCTTCTTTATTTCATTATTAGAGGACTCCGGGTACATGGCTCGCGTAGCGCTGGTTATGGACCGAATTATGGAATCAGTTGGCTTAAATGGCAAAGCGTTTATTCCCATGATGATTGGTTTTGGCTGCAACGTGCCTGGGATCATGGCGGCAAGAACGATTGAAACGCCAAGAGAGCGTTTGTTGACCATTTTGCTAACGCCATTAATGTCATGCTCGGCACGACTGCCGGTTTACGCTTTATTTGTCGGAGCTTTTTTTGCTGGCCATAAAGCATTTATCGTTCTTAGCCTTTATGTTCTGGGAATTGTCGTAGCTTTAATTCTGGCAAAAATCTTTTCTTCTACATTATTAAAATCAGAAGCATCCTTATTTGTAATCGAGCTGCCTCCTTACAGGCTTCCACAGTTTCAATCATTATGGCGAAGCACTTGGGACAAAGGGAAGGGTTTCATAAGAAAAGCGGGAACATTTATCTTTGCCGGATCCGTTTTTATCTGGCTTTTATCTTATGCGGGACCTGATGGGTTAAAAGTAGATATGGATCATAGTTATTTAGCTGCGATTGGAAATGTGATTGCGCCAATCTTTGATCCGATTGGTTTCGGCACTTGGCAGGCTTCCGCCTCATTAATTACCGGATTTCTTGCTAAAGAAGCGATTATCTCAACGATGAATATTATTTATTTCGTTCCGAATGATGCCAGCCTGCAAGGATTATTGGCCGATTATTATACGCCGCTCGCTGCCTACAGCTTTATGGTGTTTATCTTGTTATATATTCCATGCCTGGCAACGGTTGCAACGATCTATAAGGAAACAAGCTCAAAAAAGTGGACAGCTTTTTCAATGGGATATGCTTTCGTGATCGCCTATGTATTGGCTCTGATTATATATCAAGGCGGCAAATTGTTTGGATTGGTTTAAAATAAAAAAGAGGTGGAGCAAATGATTGCCAGTATCATTATCGGTGTTGCAATTTTTGGATACGCCAGCTATGCATTAGTGAAGTTTATTAATAAATCCAAAAAGGGGAAATGCGCAGCCTGCGATTTAAAAAGTTCATGTTCCAGCCAGTGCGGTATTCCCCCACAAGTGAAATAATGGTTTGTAAAAGCTGCTGCCCGGAATCGGATAGCAGCTTTTTTATAACGCATAATTGCGATTACCCCTACGTCTTTGCGATTCGGCTTGTTTTCTTTATTAATAAGATTTGTATGATAAAGAAAAATTGTGTAAAATTACACTAGATGTAATTGAAGGAAGGGCTTATTATGACGAGAGATGAAATTATAATGCAGGTTTCTGAAAAGCTTCGTCTCATCCGGACGGAAGCTGGATATACACAAGATAAAATGGCGGATATTATTGGTGTATCAAAGAAAACGCTCGTACAAATTGAAAAAGGAAGAGTTCAAGCAAATTGGTCGACAGTCGTTTCCATATGTGCCCTTTTTCGTGAAACGGAAACGGTCCAATATTTATTTGGCAGCGAGCCCCTTGAGGTGTTAGAAACGGTTGCCCTAAATGGCATCGACCTGCGTAAAACGAAAACGTTGGGCGGACGGGTTTGGTGGAGAATTGTATCACAGAAAAATGGATTTATCCTTCAACAAAATATTCTCAGCAAACATTTTCGCATCCTAGATGAAAGAAACTATCGAATCTTTAGCAGCTTCGATGAAAAACTATCCAAACAGCGCTTTAAAGAATTGACGAAAAGTGAATAAAACAAAAAATTTAAAAGATGAGGTTCTAGCCGCATCTTTTTTATGAATATATTTCCAAACCGTCATAAAACCTCGACCAAAATCGAAAAATATACCTGTTGCTAGAGATTACAGATAAAGGACGTCATCAAATTGGTATTTAAAGAAAAAATAGTTGGCATTTTTAAGAACTTGAAAAAGTGGCATTTGCTCCAAAGTATCGTGTTATTTATGTTGA encodes:
- a CDS encoding histidine kinase N-terminal domain-containing protein, with amino-acid sequence MFTGEQSDLLAFFNQNKEELVKEWEKAIVVNQEDPFQMKIRENGEALLDVLLTMHVKSKQELLAVIEKIAIEISEERVLADINIGDFVYNVNLGRTILYSYLSKTGISWSEMQESINMINFCFDKFLYYAVSHFSEAKNKIIEEKTMVIDSTHQDRLTLLGQMTSSFIHEFRNPLTSVQGFIQLLKGDFPNMRYLDIISSELDQLNFRISQFLLLSKKELIGKEKVQFGLNKLIDEVLNFLYPSILDGKVKIIKEISEDVTLNGYADEIRQVFINIIFNAIDVLNHHGISAPTIEIRSCLENSQQIRISISNNGPVIPAELQKTIFEPFFTTKKLGTGLGLFVCKEIIEKHKGNLTCDSSDDNTTFSIYLPAVFTPAGHNQTHSS
- the thiT gene encoding energy-coupled thiamine transporter ThiT, with translation MNKKRSNTLFITEIAVFTALAYLLDLLSGFLMARFWPQGGSISIAMVPIFLMAYRWGIKGGLLTGFLLGLLQFILGFAQIYTIVQGIIDYFVAFTVVGFAGVFAGYIQKSLTDGKKGKWMVYSVIGALLGSFLRYLCHVVSGIVFFGEYAPKGQPVTTYSLIYNGTYMLPSFIISAIIIILVIGAMPKKSFIQGK
- a CDS encoding ferrous iron transport protein A produces the protein MFGSLKTGDKGKIIDISHVGLLVQRRLLDLGITEGSEVCVKCVMPFGGPIMIESCGQCVGIRRKEAVQIEVERI
- the feoB gene encoding ferrous iron transport protein B; the encoded protein is MEIALIGNPNTGKTSLFNNLTGSYEYVGNWSGVTVEKKVGVFKNNIGQLIDLPGVYTLNPLSKDEGVVTSYFLNESVDRLLNILDASQLERNLHLTLQLLEFEKPALIGLNMIDVANKRGIQIDASKLSSVLGVPVVPVVARSGKGCDKLVDVISTKSIQPAKKNLVYYGKEVEEAITALAGEMTNKTSHSLRFLAIQYIEGNEFVKDYVNRITDQQRIKTIIANLESKLQKLHDTKSLANFIYGKRKEVIAKIVADVARKSDSSIPLSEKVDKIVTNRYLGMPIFLVLMYLMFMLTFDWLGTPLSDALDGLLTGPVTAGFESVLTAINASAFIHALIIEGLVAGVGGVLVFVPQIFILFFFISLLEDSGYMARVALVMDRIMESVGLNGKAFIPMMIGFGCNVPGIMAARTIETPRERLLTILLTPLMSCSARLPVYALFVGAFFAGHKAFIVLSLYVLGIVVALILAKIFSSTLLKSEASLFVIELPPYRLPQFQSLWRSTWDKGKGFIRKAGTFIFAGSVFIWLLSYAGPDGLKVDMDHSYLAAIGNVIAPIFDPIGFGTWQASASLITGFLAKEAIISTMNIIYFVPNDASLQGLLADYYTPLAAYSFMVFILLYIPCLATVATIYKETSSKKWTAFSMGYAFVIAYVLALIIYQGGKLFGLV
- a CDS encoding FeoB-associated Cys-rich membrane protein, whose amino-acid sequence is MIASIIIGVAIFGYASYALVKFINKSKKGKCAACDLKSSCSSQCGIPPQVK
- a CDS encoding helix-turn-helix transcriptional regulator produces the protein MTRDEIIMQVSEKLRLIRTEAGYTQDKMADIIGVSKKTLVQIEKGRVQANWSTVVSICALFRETETVQYLFGSEPLEVLETVALNGIDLRKTKTLGGRVWWRIVSQKNGFILQQNILSKHFRILDERNYRIFSSFDEKLSKQRFKELTKSE